The following is a genomic window from Sphingobacterium spiritivorum.
TATTACACAACTGTTCTACGCATGCCCGGAACAATGGATATCACAGATTTCGAATCAGGTATGAACACTTTAGGCACAAAACAAATTTGGTATAATTCAGGACAAACTGTAAATCCATTTTGGGCTGTCAATAATAAACTAAATCGGGATAGCAGAGATCGTTTTCTACTAAATGCTATGATCAAATACAAATTCAACGATTGGTTAGATGCAGATTTCAGAGCCGGATCAGATTCATATAGTACAAAATATGATAACAAAACATACACAGGATCCTCTCTTCAAAACAACTACGGAACAGGAGCAGATAATTTCTACGAAAATAATTTTATAGTTAGTCTAAATGCTAAAAAAGACAATTTATTTGGGAAATTCAATGGTTCAGCCTCAATATTTGGTCAGATTATGAAGCAAGATTATAAATCGATTTCGGTAAGTACGGGTGAGTTGGAAGTGCCTAATTTGTTTACTATTAATAATGCTGTTGGCAATCCTGGCTTTACAGAAGAAGTTAGAAAAAGGCAAATCAATTCCATATTTGGAACTGCAGAGGTGAATTACGATAACTTCTGGTTTATTAACCTTACAGCCCGTAATGACTGGTCGTCTACATTAATCAAGGAACACCGATCTTATTTTTATCCTTCTGTCAGCACTTCACTGGTGATCACAGACATGATCAGTAAAATCGGAGGAGAAACTCCAAAATGGTTAAATTTCGCAAAAATAAGGGCTTCATATGCACAAACAGGTAATAGTCTTAAACCTTACCAACTCTTGAATGTGTATAGTATAGGAAAAGATCCTAACAGCAATACAACTGCAAGCAAGAATAAGACTTTATTTAATCCAAATATCCGAAGTGAATTATTAAAAACATTTGAAACCGGATTTGATGTCAGACTCTTTGATCGGATTAATTTAGATTTTGCGTACTATAAATCAAATGCAACCAATCAACTAATTGAAATACCTATGAATAGTCTGTCCGGTTATGAAAAATTTATGGCAAATGCAGGAAATATTCAAAATCAAGGATTCGAAATTGTATTAGGTGCAAACATTCTTAAAAACCCGAATAAGTTTCGTTGGGATATGAACATCAACTTTTCCAGAAATATCAATGAAATCATTGAGTTACTTCCCGGACAGGTAGATCGATTGGTGTTAGCAGGGTTTGACGATATAAAAGTAGAAGCCTCAGCCGGAAAAAGATATGGAGCCATTTACGGGACAAAATATGCACGGGTAGAAGACAAAAACAGTCCTTTTTTCAATCAGATTATTGTTAACGGAAATGGAGTACCCCTGGCAGCAGACGGGATTCATTATTTAGGGAATCAGAGCGCTTCAGCTCTACTAGGAGCAACAAATACATTTGGATATAAAAACGTAGGACTTTCCTTTCTTCTAGATGCGCGTTTTGGCGGCGTATTGTTCTCCGGCACCAATTTAACCTTACAACGTGCCGGAATGGCTGCAGAAACAGTCGTCAATGGTGAGCGTACAGACTTTATTGTACCTGGAGTAGTGAGTGACGGCAAAGGAGGCTATGTTCAGAATACAAAAGCAGTAAGCCATCAACAATATTGGAATCAGGTGACAAATTCTCCGGGCAATGTAGGAATAGCTGAACAAAACATTTACGATGCCTCTAACATAAGACTCAGAAATGTACAGCTTAGCTATACGCTACCGAAAAAGGTTCTAGGAAAATCCATAGTTAAAAATGCAAGACTTTCACTTTCAGCTAATAATGTTTGGATGATAAAAAGCTACGCAAATGGTGTAGATCCAGAATCTGTCTATGCTATCGGCACAAATGCTGTCGGATTTGAAAACTTAGCATTTCCAACCTCCCGATCTTACTTCTTTAATATCTCACTAGGATTTTAGTCTTAATTCACAAAAAAATGAAAAATACATTATCAAAAATAGCATTAACAGTTGTATCAGTTCTAACACTGTCAGCATGTTCAAAATTTGATGAAATTAATACCAATCCGACCAGTGCAACAAGCGACCAGGTTCAGGTTGAATATTTTTTAAACAATTCTATTATCTCTGCTCAGCAGGATCCTCATATCGCAGAACGTGTATTTGTACTATACTGGAAATCAGCTGCGCGCCAGCATTTGTCCGGAGGTATCGCTACAGGTGGCAACAATGCAGACTGGACAAATGATTATTGGCGCTATATCTCCGAATGGCTAAATCATGCAAATACAGCTATCCAAATGGCAAATGAAAAAGCTCAAAATGGTACAGCTCAGGAATATAACAATAATCTGCTTCAGGTATCCAGAATATGGCGCGTTTATTTAATGAGCGAATTATCTGATAATTTCGGACCAATACCAATCAATGCTTTTCAAGGAACCAATCCAGAATTTAATTCCGAAAAAGACGTTTATTACTTTTTGCTCGACGAGCTTAAAGATGCGGTTTCAAAAATAGATGCAACTATCGCTCGCCCGGAAAAGTTAAAAAAATTAGATCCGGCCTATCAGTACGATTGGGATAATTGGATAAGGTATGCAAACTCTATGCGTATGCGTTTAGCTATGCGAATCGCTGAAGTAGACCCTTCGAAAGCTAAAAATGAATTTGAAGCTGCTGCCCAGACACAGAAATATATTGTTAATGCGAATCAGATTTTTCAGGTAGCCGAAAAACCAGGATGGGATGCTTTGACAGGTGTAATGAGCAGAGAATGGAACGGACAAGTATTATCTTCTACTCTAAACAATTTATATATAGGTCTAGGTGGGATTAAATCTGAAAATCAATTGGATGCATCAATGCATTCCAGCATTAAGCCTGCAAACTATATCGGAAAACGATTCTTAGAACACTTTTCCGTAATGACAAACGATCCGTCTGCAGGTTATTTTTTGGATGGACTACCCTATAGTATTGATCCGAGAGCTTATAAAACCTTTTATATTCCAGGGAATATAAACAGTCCCGTATGGTCTAATTATCCATCATGGACCGATGATGCAAAGACAACCAAAGTAAAGCTGCAACGTTCTTCTGGGGATATTGAGATAGATACTAAAAATACATGGAGTACATCCACCATTGGAGATTTTGGAGCAAAAGGAGCTGCCAATGGTATTAGGGCAGTACAGATTGGAAAAATACCAGGATTAGCTCAAACATTCAGAAACAGCAATAACAAACGGATATTTTTTGGCAGTTGGGAAACATATTTCCTTTTAGCAGAAGCTGCCATAAAAAACTGGAATACAGGAATATCTGCACAATCCGCTTATGAAAACGGCATTAAAGCAAGCTTTGAATATATGGGTGTCTCCCAGTTTGCCAATGATTATCTGAATTCGACTGACTACAATAGAACTGGGACTTCTGTAAAATTCACACATACTACAGAACCGGGAGCCTCTCATATCATGGATTTTATTGATGGATATACAGGTACAACAAGCACAACAACTGTTCTCTACCCTGTAAATACAATTTATAAAAACGGAACAGTAAAGAATGATGCTTTGACCAAGATTATAACACAAAAGTATATTGCAAATATGCCATGGTTGCCTCTGGAAGCATGGTGTGATCAGAGAAGACTGGGCTTACCCTTCTTTGAAAATCCGGCAATTGAAAATCCTTTGCCCAATTTACCAGCTTTATCAAGCAATAATTATATGACAAATCAAATTAGTTTTTTCCCACAGCGATTGAGATATCCTGCCAGCCTCGCTAATTCAGATAGTAAAGGTTATAATCAAGCGGTATCTCTATTGGGAAAAACAGATGCGGTTCTTTCTCCTCTATGGTGGGCCAAACAACAATAAAAAATCGATTAATAAACATACAGACCATTCTGATACAATAAAGTTCCTGTTAGAAAATAAAAAGGATATCTTAAAACCGTATAAAGGTCCCTCAATTACATTTTATATTGAGGGACCTTTTTTTTAAAAGCAGTATAAACTAAACAGTACGAGCATATTGCTGCAATATATTTTATGCAAAAAAGACCAACACATCCAAGTCTGCCACCAAAATCTCTTGACCGGTTCAAATATCCAAGCAAAGAATAAGCAGATAATATAAATATTTCTCAGCAGATAAATGATAATGACAAATTCTACAACAAAGTTTGGTGGGATAAATAAGTTCAGAATCTTATAGTAAAGTTATAGATTAGGGAGAATGGGCTAAAAAACCCATTCTCTTTTTTGTTTAGCCTTAATGGAAACATTCCCTAACATTATTAAAAAATCAAAATACTTTTTATTTTTTTTTAAAAAGATTTTGAAGTTACAATTTCTTTATATTAACTTTATTCAAATATTACGAACCAATTAATAACCCTAAGTCAAAATGGAAAAGACCAATTATGGACTTAAAGAGCTCATTATAAGCTTATTATATTATGAAAAATCGTATTCTATTGCCGATCTCAGCTTATTAATTGGCAAAAGCATTCCGAGTACGACAAAAATAATTAATGAACTGGCTGATTACAACCTTATTATAGAAGACGGATTAGCACCTTCTACAGGAGGTCGCAGGCCAATAAAGTATACGATAAACTCAAATCTAAATAAATTTATTCTTTCCGTAGCAATTGACCAGCATTACTCCACTGCTGTAATCTATGATCTTTCCAACGAAGAACGTACGCCTGTATTTACAATAGAAAATCATCTGGATAACCATGATGAAGTATTCGACAATATTGTAGGTCTTATGGAGAAAACGCTTCAACATGGAGAATTCAATCAAAATAATATTCTTGGAATAGGTATCAGTATGCCGGGATTTGTGGATAATAAACAGGGAACTAACGGTTCTTACAAGGATAAAAATACCAAATTGTATTATATCAAACGCGAAATAGAAAACCGCTTTCAACTGCCTACTTTTATTGAGAATGACTCCACAGCAATTGCAATAGCAGAACAGAATTTTGGAAAAGCCAGAAACACCTCTCATTCACTTGTTATTAATATAGGATGGGGTGTTGGATTGGGGATAATCGTAGATAATAAGCTTTTCAGAGGATACAGCGGTTATGCCGGGGAATTCAGTCATATTCCACTTTCAGACAGCAACAAACTGTGTTCTTGTGGCAAAAAGGGCTGTCTGGAAGTCGAAGCATCTTTATCTGCAGCTGTTGAATTTGCAGAAGAAAAACTTCAGAGCGGTGAAAAATCCAAATTAGCAAATCACCTGACCAATGACCGGTTAGAGAGCAGCAATTCGCTTATACAATCTGCACTAAACGGGGATCAGCTTGCTATTTCGGCACTTACCAAGTCCGGCTATATGCTTGGAAAAGGAGTCGCTACATTAATCCATATCATGAATCCTGAAAAGATTATCCTGAGCGGTCGCGGATCTCAGGCTGGTCAGATTCTGATGCCTCAGATACAAACCGCAATCAATGAATTCTGTATACCCCGAATAGCACAAAAAACAAGTGTAGAGATATCCGATCTGAAAAACAAGGCACAATTGATAGGATCTGCCTGTATCGTATTGGAATATTCGCTATCCAAATTTGTAAACCTTAATTAATCATCAATAAAACATGAAACAATTCTATCAAACATGTTGCACAATCATGCTGCTATCGATCTTCTCGATAACAAGCGTATTTGCACAGCAGACCGTTACAGGAAAGGTAACGGATGCAAGTGGAAATGTTCCCGGAGTATCGGTTTCCGTAAAAGGAACTTCCCGCGGAACACAAACAGCAGCGGACGGAAGTTACTCTATTCAGGCATCAGAGGGAGACATCTTACGTTTCTCAATGGTCGGCTACAGCGCACAGGAAGTAACAGTAACAACTGCTAAAACGATTAATATTTTATTAGAAGAAAATCAAGGATCACTTGATGAAGTAGTGGTAACAGCTTTAGGTATTAAAAGAGAAGCGAAATCTTTAGGGTACTCCACTCAAAAAGTAGGAGGAGAAGAATTAACCAAAACCAATGCGCCAAACGCATTAGTCGGAGCTATGGGGAAAGTTTCGGGTATGAATGTCAGTTTGTCAAATGGAGTCGAGGGAGGCTCGCAACGCGTAGTCATTCGTGGTGCTGCGTCTCTGACGGGAGCAAATCAGCCTTTATATGTAGTAGATGGTATGCCTCTGGATAATAATCCGATTTCCAGCAGAGGAAATGACATTACAAAAGCAAACGGAGCTTCACAAGATTGGGGATCTGCACTAAATTTTATAAATCCGGATGATATCGAAGACATCACTGTATTAAAAGGTCCGACTGCAGCAGCTCTGTACGGAGCCCGTGGAGGTAATGGTGTAGTATTGATCACCACAAAAAAAGGGAAATTAAAAGAGGGATTTGGAATAGATTATAATTATACATTCCGCTCTAATGATCCTTTTCGTTTTCAGGAGATGCAAAATAAATATGGATATGGTGGAGCAATTGCACTTTATTCAAAAACACCAACATTACCTACTGATGGAAATGGTCAGTTGAGATATCCGGGAGAAGCTCCATGGACCAATTCAGGAATCACTGATCAAAAATGGTTAAGCCATGGTCAGGTACCCGGAGGTAAAAATACATACGATTACTTCAGCTGGTATGGAACAGGTGCATCATGGGGTGCAGAGATGGCTGGTCAGGAAATCACATGGTGGGATGGTACAAAAAGAAAATATTCTCCACAGCCGGATAACGTCCAGTCCTTTTACCGCACAGGAAATACACAAACGCACAATGTAGCGTTCAGCGGAGCAAATGACCTTGGAAGTATCAGACTCTCTTATACCAAACAAAATAATACTGCTATTATTCCAAACAGTGATTTTAGTAATAATACATTTAACCTTGGAAGTAATATCAAAATCACTAAAAAAGTGACTGCTGACGTTACAACAAGTTATATCAATTATTCCAGAAAAAATTCACCTGAAGTGGGTAACAGCAACAATTCGTGGGGAAAATTCTCTACCTACGGTATGTCAAGAGATTACCAGAATCTGGAAAAGGACATTTATCGGAATGCTGACGGAAGCAAAAATCTACTAGACGGATCAGTATATCCTCTAAGCTATCCATACGGTGGCTATGGAAAGGACATTTACTGGAATACTTTCATGAACAACTCTTATCTGAACAGAGATCAGCTGTTAGGTACCATTAAGTTGAATGCCGAAATTACAGACTGGCTTAGTGTAATGGGAAGAGCTTCAGGAAACTTCTCATCAGACGAAATAGAAAGAAAAAACTATCCAACCGATAAAGAAGGTGTACAGGGAACTTATGCACATGAATTGTATAAAACGACCGAACGTAACTTAGACTTTTTAGCCACAGCTAAAAAAGATAATCTGGGAGGATCAAAATTTAGTGGAAGTATTGCAGTAGGTGCAAGTTCCTGGTACTCTAACTACAGAGGTGTGCAGGCTAAAAATGATGGGCCCTTTGCTGTTCCGTATTTGTTTTATTTAAAAAACATTAATAAAACAGGTAATGCAATTGACTTTCAACCTGAAGAGGAGCGTATAGAACAACAAATAAACTCTGTATTTACCATCGGTAATATTTCCTACGACAACTTCCTTTTCTTAGAAGCAACTTTCAGAAATGACTGGGCTTCTACATTACCTAAAGACACACGCAGCTACAATTACCCTGCTGCATCCCTAAGTTATGTTTTTACGGAAAAGTGGAACGCTAGACCATCCTGGTTGGATTATGGTAAACTTAGGGCAGCTTTTGCAAAAAGTGCAATAGGTACAAAGCCTTATCAGACTTCATATATCTATAAAACAGGAATTTTCAATGGACAACCAACCCGCAGAATAGCCGAAAATCTATTGCCGGCAAGTACATTAAGGCCACAAAGATCTACTTCCTATGAGTTAGGTACGGATATGAGCTTTCTGCAAAACCGCTTAGGATTGACTTTCACCTACTATAAAGTAAATTCTACGGATCAGATTATCGACCTTAATATAGCTCCTTCTTCCGGTATAACAGGAGTAAGAACAAATTCGGGAGAACTGCAAAATCAAGGTATTGAATTCACCTTAAGAGGTACTCCAGTAAAAACCAAAGACTTCTCCTGGGATTTAACATTAAACGGAGCCCACAACAAAAACAAATTAGTCTACTTAGCTCCCGGTATCGAAGAATACTATCTTGATGAAATGTTTGGCATCAACGGTGTGACTATGAAAGTAAAAGTTGGTGACAACTTTGGTACAATTTACGGCACAGATTTTACCTACGACAAAGAAACAGGAAAGCGGATAGTCGAACAAGTGCTAGATGCAAATGGTCAGGTGGCAGGTACACGGTATAAAGTAACGACAGATCAGGTTGCCATCGGTAATGCAAACCCTAAACTTACCGGAGGTCTGGGAACAAATCTTCGTTATAAAAACTTCTCTCTGTACGCATTAGCGGACTTCAAATGGGGAGGAGATGTCTGGAGTGGCAGTTATTCTACAGCAATGGGGAATGGACAAGCTCCGGAAACCTTATATGAACGTGATGGAAACGGATTAGCATATACTTATCCTGATGGTACAACTGCCAATCATGGTGTTATTATGGATGGTATTTTAGTGGACCCAAATGGTAACAGACTTGGAGAAAACACACAAGTTGTGCACTATATGTGGAAATATGCAGGATCATATGCGGCCTGGTCAGGTATTAATATGCCACGTAGTTTAGCGGTTATGGACAATTCATGGATCAAACTTCGTGAGCTTAGACTAACCTATCAGATTCCTAAATCAGTTGTTCAAAAGACCAAGTTTTTCCAGGGACTTAGTGCTTCTGTAATAGGACGGGATCTATTCTATATATATACCAGCTTACCAGACAAGTTAAATCCGGAAGCGATTAACGGTATCGGGAATGCACAGGGCATTGAATTCGGCGCTTTGCCTGGCGTCCGCTCTTTCGGATTTAGCCTAAATGCTTCATTTTAAAATTTGTCAATCATGAAAAGAAATTATCTAAATACAATACTAGCCTTATCCATATGTGTAGGAACAGTCTCGATGTCATCTTGTACTAAAGATTTCGAGGAAATGAATACTCCATGGAAAGATGCACAGACTGCTGACATTAACAGCTTATATAATGGTATAGTAGCCAGTCTGGAACTAGGCGCTCAGGAGCAGGCGACTGCAAACACATGGATTTATCCTATTACACAGTTGGGGACTACAGTTGGAAATTCCAACTATAGCATGCAAAATGCCTCCAATGAACTTTGGGAAGAATATTACAGAGACCTTATCGGGATTCGCCAGATAGAAAAGTTAATATCAGAATCTCCGGATAAAGCCAAATATCAAAATATTCAGGCAATGACAACTATCCTGAAAGCGTACAAAACTTTCAAAATAACTGATATTTTCGGTGATATACCTTATTCTGAAGCCGGAAAAGGAGATATGGGACCAACGAATTATGTTCCTAAATATGATTCACAAAAAGAATTGTACGAATCGCTTCTTAATGACCTCAAAAATGCAGTAGCTAGTCTCAGTACATCTGCTGATCAAATCAGTCTGGGCGGTTCTGAATCTTTATTTAACAACGACATTACTAAATGGAAAAAATTTGGTAATTCCTTAAGATTA
Proteins encoded in this region:
- a CDS encoding ROK family protein; amino-acid sequence: MEKTNYGLKELIISLLYYEKSYSIADLSLLIGKSIPSTTKIINELADYNLIIEDGLAPSTGGRRPIKYTINSNLNKFILSVAIDQHYSTAVIYDLSNEERTPVFTIENHLDNHDEVFDNIVGLMEKTLQHGEFNQNNILGIGISMPGFVDNKQGTNGSYKDKNTKLYYIKREIENRFQLPTFIENDSTAIAIAEQNFGKARNTSHSLVINIGWGVGLGIIVDNKLFRGYSGYAGEFSHIPLSDSNKLCSCGKKGCLEVEASLSAAVEFAEEKLQSGEKSKLANHLTNDRLESSNSLIQSALNGDQLAISALTKSGYMLGKGVATLIHIMNPEKIILSGRGSQAGQILMPQIQTAINEFCIPRIAQKTSVEISDLKNKAQLIGSACIVLEYSLSKFVNLN
- a CDS encoding SusD/RagB family nutrient-binding outer membrane lipoprotein, encoding MKNTLSKIALTVVSVLTLSACSKFDEINTNPTSATSDQVQVEYFLNNSIISAQQDPHIAERVFVLYWKSAARQHLSGGIATGGNNADWTNDYWRYISEWLNHANTAIQMANEKAQNGTAQEYNNNLLQVSRIWRVYLMSELSDNFGPIPINAFQGTNPEFNSEKDVYYFLLDELKDAVSKIDATIARPEKLKKLDPAYQYDWDNWIRYANSMRMRLAMRIAEVDPSKAKNEFEAAAQTQKYIVNANQIFQVAEKPGWDALTGVMSREWNGQVLSSTLNNLYIGLGGIKSENQLDASMHSSIKPANYIGKRFLEHFSVMTNDPSAGYFLDGLPYSIDPRAYKTFYIPGNINSPVWSNYPSWTDDAKTTKVKLQRSSGDIEIDTKNTWSTSTIGDFGAKGAANGIRAVQIGKIPGLAQTFRNSNNKRIFFGSWETYFLLAEAAIKNWNTGISAQSAYENGIKASFEYMGVSQFANDYLNSTDYNRTGTSVKFTHTTEPGASHIMDFIDGYTGTTSTTTVLYPVNTIYKNGTVKNDALTKIITQKYIANMPWLPLEAWCDQRRLGLPFFENPAIENPLPNLPALSSNNYMTNQISFFPQRLRYPASLANSDSKGYNQAVSLLGKTDAVLSPLWWAKQQ
- a CDS encoding SusC/RagA family TonB-linked outer membrane protein translates to MKQFYQTCCTIMLLSIFSITSVFAQQTVTGKVTDASGNVPGVSVSVKGTSRGTQTAADGSYSIQASEGDILRFSMVGYSAQEVTVTTAKTINILLEENQGSLDEVVVTALGIKREAKSLGYSTQKVGGEELTKTNAPNALVGAMGKVSGMNVSLSNGVEGGSQRVVIRGAASLTGANQPLYVVDGMPLDNNPISSRGNDITKANGASQDWGSALNFINPDDIEDITVLKGPTAAALYGARGGNGVVLITTKKGKLKEGFGIDYNYTFRSNDPFRFQEMQNKYGYGGAIALYSKTPTLPTDGNGQLRYPGEAPWTNSGITDQKWLSHGQVPGGKNTYDYFSWYGTGASWGAEMAGQEITWWDGTKRKYSPQPDNVQSFYRTGNTQTHNVAFSGANDLGSIRLSYTKQNNTAIIPNSDFSNNTFNLGSNIKITKKVTADVTTSYINYSRKNSPEVGNSNNSWGKFSTYGMSRDYQNLEKDIYRNADGSKNLLDGSVYPLSYPYGGYGKDIYWNTFMNNSYLNRDQLLGTIKLNAEITDWLSVMGRASGNFSSDEIERKNYPTDKEGVQGTYAHELYKTTERNLDFLATAKKDNLGGSKFSGSIAVGASSWYSNYRGVQAKNDGPFAVPYLFYLKNINKTGNAIDFQPEEERIEQQINSVFTIGNISYDNFLFLEATFRNDWASTLPKDTRSYNYPAASLSYVFTEKWNARPSWLDYGKLRAAFAKSAIGTKPYQTSYIYKTGIFNGQPTRRIAENLLPASTLRPQRSTSYELGTDMSFLQNRLGLTFTYYKVNSTDQIIDLNIAPSSGITGVRTNSGELQNQGIEFTLRGTPVKTKDFSWDLTLNGAHNKNKLVYLAPGIEEYYLDEMFGINGVTMKVKVGDNFGTIYGTDFTYDKETGKRIVEQVLDANGQVAGTRYKVTTDQVAIGNANPKLTGGLGTNLRYKNFSLYALADFKWGGDVWSGSYSTAMGNGQAPETLYERDGNGLAYTYPDGTTANHGVIMDGILVDPNGNRLGENTQVVHYMWKYAGSYAAWSGINMPRSLAVMDNSWIKLRELRLTYQIPKSVVQKTKFFQGLSASVIGRDLFYIYTSLPDKLNPEAINGIGNAQGIEFGALPGVRSFGFSLNASF
- a CDS encoding SusC/RagA family TonB-linked outer membrane protein, yielding MKQFYQTCCTIILLSILSITGVFAQQTVTGKVTNANGNLPGVNVAIKGTSRGTQSGSDGNYSIQAAPGEKLRFSMVGYISQEISVGSTKTINVTLQSDESTLDEVVVTAMGIKREKKSLGYSYQEVKSETLIDARENNLANALTGKVSGLQVIKGSNGPASSSKIILRGFNSLTGDNQPLIVVDGVPMENFAGAKNNDFWNPSADMGNGLGDLTAEDIESMSVLKGGAASALYGSRAANGVILITTKSGRSREGTGISYSATIGIENIFITPRLQGQFAQGSNGIYDAKSENSWGPLITGQTVTTWDDSKRTLKTYDNLDNFFKTGVNTTHNIAFQKSLGENTSIITSASYLYDNSKTPGVKLNRLNLMSKVTSTFGPENKWITDIKVQYMNTTANNRAVGGSNAGNYYTTVLRMPGTMDITDFESGMNTLGTKQIWYNSGQTVNPFWAVNNKLNRDSRDRFLLNAMIKYKFNDWLDADFRAGSDSYSTKYDNKTYTGSSLQNNYGTGADNFYENNFIVSLNAKKDNLFGKFNGSASIFGQIMKQDYKSISVSTGELEVPNLFTINNAVGNPGFTEEVRKRQINSIFGTAEVNYDNFWFINLTARNDWSSTLIKEHRSYFYPSVSTSLVITDMISKIGGETPKWLNFAKIRASYAQTGNSLKPYQLLNVYSIGKDPNSNTTASKNKTLFNPNIRSELLKTFETGFDVRLFDRINLDFAYYKSNATNQLIEIPMNSLSGYEKFMANAGNIQNQGFEIVLGANILKNPNKFRWDMNINFSRNINEIIELLPGQVDRLVLAGFDDIKVEASAGKRYGAIYGTKYARVEDKNSPFFNQIIVNGNGVPLAADGIHYLGNQSASALLGATNTFGYKNVGLSFLLDARFGGVLFSGTNLTLQRAGMAAETVVNGERTDFIVPGVVSDGKGGYVQNTKAVSHQQYWNQVTNSPGNVGIAEQNIYDASNIRLRNVQLSYTLPKKVLGKSIVKNARLSLSANNVWMIKSYANGVDPESVYAIGTNAVGFENLAFPTSRSYFFNISLGF